A single region of the Brassica rapa cultivar Chiifu-401-42 chromosome A03, CAAS_Brap_v3.01, whole genome shotgun sequence genome encodes:
- the LOC103856758 gene encoding putative glucose-6-phosphate 1-epimerase, with translation MATERPSFELAKGINGLDKIILRESRNRSAEVYLYGGHVTSWKNENGEELLHLSSKAVFKAPKPIRGGIPLCFPQFSNFGTLEQHGFARNRIWEVDASPPPLPTNSSSNAYVDLILRPSEDDLKAWPHNFEFRMRVDLGSEGELTLTSRIRNTNSDGKPFTFTFAYHTYFSVSDISEVRVEGLETLDYLDNLKNRERFTEQGDAITFESETDKIYLSTPTKIAILDHEKKRTFVVRKDGLADAVVWNPWDKRSKTISDLGDEDYKHMLCVEAAAIERPITLKPGEEWKGRLELSAVPSSYSSGQLDPKKVLE, from the exons ATGGCGACGGAGCGTCCTTCTTTTGAGCTCGCCAAAGGCATCAATGGCCTCGACAAAATCATCCTCCGCGAGTCTCGCAACCGCTCCGCCGAG GTATACTTGTATGGTGGACATGTGACTTCTTGGAAGAATGAGAATGGAGAAGAGTTACTTCACCTCAGTAGCAAG GCTGTATTCAAGGCTCCAAAACCAATCCGTGGAGGGATTCCATTATGCTTTCCACAA TTCAGTAACTTTGGTACACTCGAACAACATGGATTCGCTAGAAACAGGATCTGGGAAGTCGATGCTAGCCCACCTCCTTTGCCAACGAATTCTTCTTCTAATGCTTACGTTGACCTGATCCTAAGGCCAAGTGAAGATGATCTGAAGGCATGGCCTCACAA TTTTGAGTTCCGGATGAGGGTGGACTTGGGATCTGAAGGAGAATTGACTCTGACATCTCGTATCAGAAACACAAACTCTGATGGAAAGCCGTTTACATTCACATTTGCTTATCACACCTATTTCTCTGTCTCGGACATCAG TGAAGTACGGGTTGAAGGATTGGAGACGCTGGATTATCTAGACAACTTAAAGAACAGAGAACGTTTTACGGAACAAGGTGATGCTATAACTTTTGAATCCGAA ACTGACAAGATCTACCTGAGCACTCCTACGAAGATTGCTATCTTGGACCATGAGAAGAAGAGGACGTTCGTTGTTCGTAAGGACGGGCTTGCTGATGCCG TGGTGTGGAATCCATGGGATAAGAGGTCAAAGACGATATCAGACTTGGGAGATGAAGATTATAAGCATATGCTTTGTGTTGAAGCTGCAGCTATCGAAAGGCCGATCACATTGAAACCGGGTGAAGAAT